ACGAAAGTGGACGAACTGTGGACGGGGGCAGGTTTTCCCGGTCATGCTCATGCACAGCGGGCGGGTGATGGGGAGAAGTCGGGCGTTTTGTCATGGTGCCTGCAGGATATGTGTGTTGCGGATGCTGTAAGCCATGCCGGATTTTGCACGCAACGGCAAGAGTAAGGGCGGGCCATGCGCCCGCAGGCGGGGCTGTTGCGGGGGCAGGATGTAATGACGGGTGGGGCAGCGGTGACAACTTTACGCGTGGCCTAAACTTTTTTGCCGTGCAGTCGAAAAGAGGGGTGAGAGCATGCGCCGCTTTCTCCCCTCAAACTTTTTTTGAGAAAAATGCGTATGCAGCCCTAAAGTTCTCTTCCTAAGGTTCCGATAAGGGACATGAGGGGAGAACGTAATGAGCGTAAAGTCGTTTTACATCCGCAATATGCTGCTCAAGTACGACAAGCAGCTTGTCACCGCAAGGCGGCTTGCGCGCTACAATCAGGCGCTCAAGATGGCTCGTGGCGACGGAGAGGAAACCCTTCCTCCGGATGTGAAGCGCGGCATAATGGTGGAGCGCATTGCCAGAGAAGTGATGGAAAGTCTGTTGCTTTCCGGCAGTGACAATCCCGTGGTCCGGGAGATTAAGGAACAGCTTGAGCGTGAAGTGGGCGAGAAGCTTACCTTCACCTACCCTCCGACCGAACTCGACCTTCAGGTGTACCGGGAAACCCCCGATGGCACCGTGGAGGTAACGCCAGCCGAGAAAATGGTCATTATGGAGAAGCTGTGGCAAATCTCTTTGGACAGGGTGAACGCCACCATGCTATAAGGGCATTGCGCCCCGGGGAGGTTCATTATGGAAATAAAGAATTACCTGAAGGGTCTTGATCCCTATCAGGCACAGCTGGACAAGGCCGATGCAGCCAAGGCCCGGAAAGCCAAGAGCGGCGAATCCGGCAAGAGTGCAGCGGAAGGCGACCGGGTGAGCGTTTCTGACGAAGCCCGCCTGCGCACCGAGGCCTACCGTACCGCCCTGAGCACACCGGATGTGCGTCAGGAGAAGGTGAACGCCATAAAGGCGAAGGTGGACGCCGGTGAGTATATTGTGGACAGCCAGAAGGTTGCCGAAAAGCTGATCAAGGAAGAAGTGGAACTGTTCATGTAAGCAGGCCTTTCCGAACGTGTTTCGG
This region of Desulfovibrio psychrotolerans genomic DNA includes:
- a CDS encoding DVU0524 family FlgM-associated protein, translating into MSVKSFYIRNMLLKYDKQLVTARRLARYNQALKMARGDGEETLPPDVKRGIMVERIAREVMESLLLSGSDNPVVREIKEQLEREVGEKLTFTYPPTELDLQVYRETPDGTVEVTPAEKMVIMEKLWQISLDRVNATML
- the flgM gene encoding flagellar biosynthesis anti-sigma factor FlgM, which translates into the protein MEIKNYLKGLDPYQAQLDKADAAKARKAKSGESGKSAAEGDRVSVSDEARLRTEAYRTALSTPDVRQEKVNAIKAKVDAGEYIVDSQKVAEKLIKEEVELFM